The following proteins are co-located in the Helicoverpa armigera isolate CAAS_96S chromosome 23, ASM3070526v1, whole genome shotgun sequence genome:
- the LOC110377268 gene encoding dynein light chain Tctex-type 1, whose amino-acid sequence MAAQEDDDEDVAFNVEDVQKIVRDNIELCLGGNTYSHSRCPQWISIITDKTLARLNKLNKPFKYILRITITQKNGAGLHTAAAYYWDTATDGTCTVRWENKYMYCIVNIWGLALQL is encoded by the exons ATGGCTGCGcaagaagatgatgatgag gATGTTGCGTTCAACGTTGAAGACGTACAAAAAATCGTAAGAGACAATATAGAGCTCTGCCTTGGAGGAAATACGTACAGCCACTCCCGATGCCCGCAATGGATCTCTATCATTACGGACAAGACCCTCGCAAGATTGAACAAACTTAACAAGCCTTTTAAATATATCT TGAGGATTACAATAACACAGAAGAATGGAGCTGGTCTGCACACAGCCGCTGCTTATTACTGGGACACTGCTACCGATGGTACATGCACCGTGCGTTGGGAGAACAAATACATGTATTGTATAGTCAATATTTGGGGTCTTGCTTTACagctttaa
- the Rassf8 gene encoding ras association domain-containing protein 8 yields the protein MELKVWVEGIQRIVCGVTETTTCQDVVFALAHATGKVGRFTLIERWRNNERLLAPQEYPLKILMKWGEYSNDIQFILRRSDSGNNQKPQATNSSRSPIGNGGHNTSNPNILDTQNSPNRMNTTPTYSNNNVNNTSPGNPVGVVKGVQQAKTPESDSPVLKDVPPYREPPPPYRSPPPPSQAVRKSPNRMRSNRPQHMSPVNLPEEPQDNRSPEAVSYNSQYRELVSLVNYQREKLSSQQVDLIKYDAEIGFWENKGREQERQVELLQQQISSADNQLRIGTEQVQALNYVEEESEIVKQNEKTIKSEIVLVRSKLANCETELLQCKNKIRKLMEEIHNEQRLINSRQQENRQALERSMLAEMESLQSQIQQAKHATEINNLTAENLKREVGVLESAIMEKKRQVERLVQEMKEANLQSLTGSVDELRHPLDGLCKAGSARRIIGSPRQLENAAPTNKNPHGVWV from the exons ATGGAGCTGAAGGTCTGGGTCGAGGGAATACAAAGGATTGTTTGCGGGGTTACAGAGACCACAACCTGCCAG GATGTAGTTTTCGCGTTAGCCCATGCTACTGGGAAAGTGGGAAGATTCACACTGATAGAGAGATGGCGAAATAATGAGCGGCTACTAGCTCCCCAAGAGTATCCACTCAAG attCTAATGAAATGGGGTGAATATTCAAATGATATACAGTTCATACTGAGGCGGTCAGACTCTGGTAATAACCAGAAACCTCAAGCAACCAACAGTTCTAGATCACCTATAGGAAATGG TGGCCATAACACATCAAATCCTAACATTCTGGATACCCAGAACTCTCCAAATAGAATGAACACAACTCCTACATATAGCAATAACAATGTAAACAACACATCGCCTGGCAACCCCGTCGGAGTAGTCAAGGGTGTGCAGCAAGCCAAAACACCTGAGTCTGACAGCCCCGTGCTGAAAGATGTCCCACCTTATAG AGAACCACCACCGCCATACCGTTCTCCGCCACCACCATCACAAGCAGTGAGAAAGTCTCCGAACCGCATGCGTTCCAACCGGCCACAACACATGTCACCCGTGAACCTGCCGGAAGAGCCCCAAGACAACCGGAGTCCTGAGGCAGTCAGTTATAACAGCCAGTACAGAGAACTAGTGTCGCTGGTCAACTATCAGAGAGAGAAACTGTCCAGTCAGCAAGTCGATCTTATAAAG TATGATGCTGAAATCGGTTTCTGGGAAAACAAGGGTCGGGAGCAGGAGCGTCAAGTGGAATTATTGCAGCAACAAATCAGTTCGGCCGACAATCAGCTGCGGATCGGTACTGAACAG GTGCAAGCATTAAACTACGTGGAAGAAGAAAGTGAAATAGTGAAACAAAATGAGAAGACAATAAAGTCTGAAATAGTTCTGGTGCGTTCGAAACTAGCTAATTGTGAAACGGAACTGTTACAATGTAAGAACAAGATCAGAAAACTGATGGAGGAGATACACAATGAGCAGAGACTTATTAATAGTCGTCAGCAGGAAAATAG GCAAGCATTGGAACGATCAATGCTCGCTGAAATGGAGAGTTTGCAGAGCCAAATACAGCAAGCCaagcacgccactgagatcaacAATCTCACCGCCGAGAATCTCAAGAGAgag GTTGGAGTCCTAGAAAGCGCCATAATGGAGAAGAAGCGTCAGGTGGAGCGGCTGGTGCAGGAGATGAAGGAAGCCAACCTGCAGAGCCTGACCGGCAGCGTCGACGAGCTGCGACATCCACTGGATG GTTTATGCAAAGCGGGTAGCGCTCGCCGGATCATCGGGTCCCCGCGACAGCTGGAGAACGCCGCGCCCACCAACAAGAACCCACACGGCGTCTGGGTGTAA
- the LOC110377274 gene encoding inhibitor of growth protein 2: MLNQTSTEALLSATYVENYLDCVENLPNDLQRHLSRMRELDVTYRECLREAEKHLAVCIGANTEERRRSRAAQRLQTVLVAAQEIGDEKLQVVQILQDLIDNKQRSLDADHKKLISCLEVKTNGTVKEEPAPVPETLRNTEKEVPPPAPAPQHAPPPPPPERTTEKEKEKVDRDKSGGERWSKRARRSRTTAGAATDGADSSERDSERHAHNTTHKKGIGKKKKRKARQAAQRSETPPEETDAIDPDEPRYCLCDQISFGEMILCDNDLCPIEWFHFSCVSLTTKPKGKWFCPKCRGDRPNVMKPKGQFLKELERYNREKEEKA; encoded by the exons ATGTTGAATCAAACATCCACTGAAGCATTGCTCTCAGCGACTTACGTCGAAAATTACTTAGATTGTGTTGAAAATCTTCCGAATGACCTGCAAAGACATTTATCGCGTATGCGAGAGCTTGACGTAACATACAGAG AATGTCTTCGTGAAGCTGAGAAGCATCTGGCAGTATGCATAGGAGCCAACACAGAGGAGCGTCGCCGCAGCAGGGCAGCTCAGCGGCTGCAGACAGTGCTGGTGGCTGCTCAGGAGATTGGTGATGAGAAACTACAAGTTGTTCAGATACTGCAAGACCTCATCGACAACAAGCAACGCTCACTGGATGCAGATCACAAGAAATTAA TATCTTGTCTGGAGGTGAAGACAAATGGTACAGTGAAGGAAGAGCCAGCTCCCGTTCCGGAGACTCTTCGGAACACAGAGAAGGAAGTTCCACCACCAGCACCGGCACCACAGCATGCGCCACCACCACCACCGCCTGAACGCACCACTGAGAAAGAGAAAGAAAAAGTGGACAGAGACAAGTCAGGCG GTGAGCGATGGTCGAAACGCGCGCGCCGGTCACGAACAACGGCGGGTGCGGCTACTGATGGAGCTGACTCAAGCGAGCGGGACAGTGAGCGGCATGCTCACAATACTACCCACAAGAAAG GTATAGGCAAAAAGAAAAAGCGCAAAGCACGCCAGGCCGCACAACGTTCAGAAACTCCGCCTGAAGAGACAGACGCTATTGACCCCGACGAGCCACGCTACTGTCTCTGTGATCAGATATCATTCGGAGAGATGATCCTCTGTGACAACGACCTCTGTCCTATAGAGTGGTTCCACTTCTCCTGCGTCTCACTCACAACCAAGCCTAAAGGCAAATGGTTCTGTCCCAAGTGCCGCGGTGACCGACCAAACGTCATGAAACCTAAAGGACAATTCTTAAAAGAACTAGAACGGTATAACAGGGAGAAAGAAGAGAAAGCATAG